TTCTTTAACCGCCAGCCAGACAGGCATGGCTCCCTATGTGGTCATTTCAGCAGCCAGAGCCGATGAAGCAAATCAGGAGTGTGTCACACCTGCAAACCTTCCGGCTGGATCGCTTTCGTATGCGTTTTCGCGATCAATGACTGGTATTCGTTCGGGGGAGACGTACCGCTTTTTGTTTAACCGCATTGTAACAGAATTGCAGCGGATGGGGAAAAGCCAGCATCCGGAAATTGAAGGCATGGTAGATCGGCAGTTGTTTGGAGGACAGGCGGTACCTCAATTACCTTACTATACGATTAGTGAACTGGCTGAAACCCGGCAACAGTTAATAATACCGGCGGGGCAGCTGGAAATGATTTATCCGGGAACAACAGTCAGTGTCTGTCCGTCTGGAACTACAGATCCAGCTAATACAACAAAGGCTATTTCTGGAACCGTAGCAGCGAGTACACTATTTAAGACCACAATTAACCTATCGAAGCCCCTGCCTAAAGGACTCGAAAGCGAATACTGGGTTTTCATTCGGGAACGAACCTTTGGGGATCTTAGTGTGCTGATAAGTCTCGATAGTCTGAAGCAGCCCGCCTTACGGCAACAGGTACAAGGCGTACTGACGAAATTGCCATTGGTGAAATTTGACCAGAAGGTCCCTGAACTACTGGTCTGTCAGCGCGACTCGGCTGGTATGCCCCGGGTCGTGATTCGGCGTACTTCTGATGGAGCGGTGTTTGGCAACCCTATCTGGCTGGATAAGCCAGCAGACGCAGAGAAGGTCAGTCTCCGAGTTCAGGATTATGTGCAGGCGAAGTTTCTACAAAACTTTAACCCATCTTATCTGGGCATCAACCTCCGAATGGAGTTACTGCCGAACAAACCCCAAAGCCAGAATGCTTACGACACCACCAGCCGGGAGCCCTTTCTTCAAAACGGTATCCTAGCTTTACCTCCAGGTTGGGTTTCGGTGCGTATTTCCAATACGGGCGATTTACCGGTTTACTTTTCGATTATTGACATACAGCCCGATGGTATTGTGTCTGTTATGTTTCCAAGGCCTAAATCGGACGATAAACCCGACGACTATCGGATTGAGCCAGGGAAAAGCCTGATTATTCCCAGTCGGGTAAAAATTTCTCCGCCTTATGGAAATGAAACGTTTAAACTGCTGGCCTCCCTCGAAAAATTTGACTTGCGTAACCTCATAAAAATTCGTGAACAGGGTGGCGGTTTAAGGGATAAAGGGATAACGCATGTATGGGCAAAGGCTTTTGGAATGGCTCAGCTATTAGCTCGGGGAGGAACAAGCGAAGACAGTTTTCCCGAAACGACCATCGGCTCGTTTAGCTATCCATTCCTGATAATTCCAGCAAAGCCATAAACGTTGTCTTTTCTTGATAAAGCGACGCTTTTCAGGCTAAGCCAAGCATGAAAGCATTCCGTAATATCACACTAGAATGGATTCTGCTAATTTACTTCTTTCCATCAGTTTGTTAAAAGCAGAGAGCTGACGGAGAGAAGTAATTTAGCAGAAATGAAAATAGGGTAATTGGCTCTGGTAGATTACTCTTTCGGGCTTTCTTTGAGGAGCCAGATGTCGGAAATGCGGGAGTTCTGTCGCCAGTTCAAGTGTGATTCTTCGGGCTGGTCGAACGTGACGCTGATACGACCATCCTGCGTAGCCCACAAAGGCACAATCCATTCTTTTACCGTGTCTGCTTCCCGATTATAGACGGTAGGCTCCAGACGCTGGCCATCGACCCGTAGCAGGGCTTCGCCAAATCCAACAACCCGAATGATGTAGCGCGACCCTGGGTCAAGATTCATATAGTCGAGGGCGGGGCAGCGTTGAAATGTTTGCGAGGAAAGTCTGGCCCGGCTAGACCCATTTTGCCACCAGGCAATATCCGTAGCATCGTCAGAAATCGTTTTAATGCGAGGGCCTTTGCTGATACTGGATACATCATCGTAAAAACTGCCTTTGCCGGGTGATTCCCAATGGGCGATGAACGTCAGACGAGCCAGTTGTTCATCCGGTGTTTTCATGGCCTTTACTTTGGGGAATTCATCCGCCAGCCACCAGCGGTTATTCAGGGGGTAATCGACAAAATCGAGCAAACAGCCTCGTTCGTACCCTTTGGCTTTATACTTCGGAACGCTGGTTTGAAGGCCGATCGACGTAAACAGATCAGCGCATAAGGTTTCAATTTTCTGACGTAATTCTGATGAAATCGGCTTAGTATCAGCCTGGTTCACCAGCGCAAGTGCCTGATTCATGGCCGTCTCGGCCCCGATTTTATCCGCCAGCGCCAGTTGGGTATTGGCTTTCTGTTCGAGCGCTTGTTCATAAAGCAGCCGTCGACGGGTGTAGGTATCGTAATAGGCGCGGAGAAGAAAAAGCTGCCAGCGCCAGTTCGTAGCCAACTCAGGATTAGCCGATTCCAGTTGCTTCCAGAACGTAAACGTGGCTTCGACTCCACCATTTTCGGCTAACGACCCTTGCCAGTTATGTTCAAGAGCGCCAATACCATCCGCAACAGGAGCGGCCAGTTCGGGTTTAAAGAAGAAACGTCCGTATTCCTCCAGAATCTCGTGAACAGAGCGATCGGGCTCCCAACCGCGCATACTCCAGATGACTTTGTTCACATCGTCGTGGCAACCGTCGGAATAAGAAACGAACCCGTTGGTAAAGGGCGCCATCGCTGCCTGTATGCTGGCATAGAAATACGGTCGGGGGTTAGTGGCTTCGCGACCTAGCGTCAGGGCATAAGCCTGGTCCCAACGGGCGACGGGGAATTCACAGCGAATAGTATGCGTGATGTCGGGGTATTGCCGAATCTGGTACTGTTGAGGAAGTCGATAGCGGGTTTCCGATAGCGAAGGGCTGCTGGGGCCATACACAACTCCTGCGAGCCAATCGGGTTTGTACTGAGCCAGATAGCTATAAAAATAATCGACCTGTTCAACGCTGAAACCTTGCAGCGACAGCCAGACTTTGGCCTTCGGATGGTATTTGATGAGCCGCGTATGTAGGTCTTTCAGGAACGGCATTACCTCTTTGGGATGGTTGTCGCCGGGATCGCCACCGGGTACGAAAATGTGATCGAGCCGGGGGCAGGCCCGGTAGAAGGTTTCGTGCAGGTCTAGCTCGGCACTGCGTTTGGCTGCGTCGGTC
This window of the Spirosoma aerolatum genome carries:
- a CDS encoding caspase family protein, which codes for MFILRQLILSTIWGFLAMLLLPITPGYAQTKRALIVAIGDYPNKTNKNRGATEWQDISSANDVPLIRESLRRQNFTDIIVLRDAAATKRGIQAALDTLISRCKKGDIVVIHFSSHGQQIDDDNKDELDAYDEAIVCYGAPIEATGNFKTYNGDQHLRDDELGSFINRLRTKLGADGDVLLLADACHSGTITRGNAGMSLTRGTDKPMHLSGYQKRTAKHVSNRPRPFLADIASLTASQTGMAPYVVISAARADEANQECVTPANLPAGSLSYAFSRSMTGIRSGETYRFLFNRIVTELQRMGKSQHPEIEGMVDRQLFGGQAVPQLPYYTISELAETRQQLIIPAGQLEMIYPGTTVSVCPSGTTDPANTTKAISGTVAASTLFKTTINLSKPLPKGLESEYWVFIRERTFGDLSVLISLDSLKQPALRQQVQGVLTKLPLVKFDQKVPELLVCQRDSAGMPRVVIRRTSDGAVFGNPIWLDKPADAEKVSLRVQDYVQAKFLQNFNPSYLGINLRMELLPNKPQSQNAYDTTSREPFLQNGILALPPGWVSVRISNTGDLPVYFSIIDIQPDGIVSVMFPRPKSDDKPDDYRIEPGKSLIIPSRVKISPPYGNETFKLLASLEKFDLRNLIKIREQGGGLRDKGITHVWAKAFGMAQLLARGGTSEDSFPETTIGSFSYPFLIIPAKP